The genome window CTTACAACTCAAATAAAATTACTATATTACACTTATTTAACTTAAGGTAAGACATGAGCAAATTTGAGGAAGTAAAACTTCTGAAAACAAAATTTCACAAGCTTAATGTTTGTCAATTGATAGATTATATAGTACAAGCCGCGCAAATTGACCAAAAAGTGATAGTAAGTAATGTGAATGTAAAAGCAATAAATCTTGCTTATGAGTTAGATTGGTATAGAGACTTTATTAATAATTCAGATTTAGTATTTTGTGATGGATTTGGTGTTTTGTTAGGGGCAAAATTGCTAGGCTACGACGTAGAATCTACGTATCGTATGACATGTCCTGACTATATAGAAAACTTAGGATTAGCTTGCGAGCAACACAATGTATCCTTGTTTTTACTTGCTGGTAAACCTGGTGTAGTTGAAAAAGCGATCGCTCAGATGAGTGCTGTTGCACCTAAATTACAAGTGCAAGGACATCACGGCTACTTTAAAAAATCGGGTGATGAAAATGAGCGTGTTATTCACACAATCAACGCATTCAATCCAGGAGTTCTTTATGTCGGCTTTGGTATGCCCTTACAGGAGCATTGGATCTTGCATAATATAGAACGCCTAAATGCTCGTGTTTTCTTGCCTTTAGGTGCTTGTCTAGATTTTTATACTGGCACTGTATATCGCGGTCCAGAGTGGATGACTGACCGTGGATTAGAATGGTTAACACGCTTAGCCACTGAGCCAAACCGTTTGTGGGAACGCTATATCATTGGTAATCCATTATTCTTTTATCGTGTTTTCAGAGAGCGGATGAGTAAGAATAAATAGAGCGGTAGACACCTCAATAGATCTATCTTCTTGGAGAGGTTTGCTATTGCAGAATCATAGAAGATGATCAGTATTAGAATCTCTCTGAAATTTTCAGTCACAAATTCAGGAGAATGTATTTATGACTGCAGCTTTTTTTACTCTGCTTGCTACTGCTCTGAGCTTACTAGTTGTTGATATTGTTGTTCCAGGGATTGATATTGCAACATTTCCTGCTGCTTTAATAGCTGCTTTTGCAATTGGATTAACTAATTCTTCTGTTAAACCAGCGCTTACTAAGTTAGCTTTGCCACTTAATTACGTTACTTTGGGCTTGTCTTCAGTAGTGGTTAACGGCTTGTGCTTTTGGTTGGCAGCATTATTTGTACCAGGATTTGCAGTATACAGCATTGTAGGGGCACTTTTGGGACCAGTAATTTTATCTTTCGTAAACACATTTTTGAGCAAGTACTTTGCTGAAAGAAATTTAGGAATTACTACAACTCAGACAAACACAGAAATCAAGTCATAGTTTTGTGCGATAGTTAGACGGCTAATTCTACCTCTGAGGTATATATAAGTAGTAATAAAGATATCTCAGGAGAATAGCCGTTATCTGACATTTTTTTTGAATTGATTTCAATCTAATAAAAA of Gloeocapsopsis sp. IPPAS B-1203 contains these proteins:
- a CDS encoding phage holin family protein yields the protein MTAAFFTLLATALSLLVVDIVVPGIDIATFPAALIAAFAIGLTNSSVKPALTKLALPLNYVTLGLSSVVVNGLCFWLAALFVPGFAVYSIVGALLGPVILSFVNTFLSKYFAERNLGITTTQTNTEIKS
- a CDS encoding WecB/TagA/CpsF family glycosyltransferase is translated as MSKFEEVKLLKTKFHKLNVCQLIDYIVQAAQIDQKVIVSNVNVKAINLAYELDWYRDFINNSDLVFCDGFGVLLGAKLLGYDVESTYRMTCPDYIENLGLACEQHNVSLFLLAGKPGVVEKAIAQMSAVAPKLQVQGHHGYFKKSGDENERVIHTINAFNPGVLYVGFGMPLQEHWILHNIERLNARVFLPLGACLDFYTGTVYRGPEWMTDRGLEWLTRLATEPNRLWERYIIGNPLFFYRVFRERMSKNK